One window from the genome of Aerosakkonema funiforme FACHB-1375 encodes:
- a CDS encoding DUF4350 domain-containing protein — translation MKLTQRYLWLAALTVAVIILLTLMAAPLATKLSSGSTYSRAPDGYGAWYAFMAKRGTPIERWQKADLPGVSLQKSQSKIQNPKSKIQNSITLLRVHNQLDYDSLYYREREWVEAGNKLVMLGVRQPVTEANFSTVPESQTGKVKIETRRRRQLQAKEEIRLADRFGAIVWEQKLGKGKIIYATTPHLAANAYQDEPGNYQFLAQLVSEGSKSIFVDEYIHGYKDKEEIVAEGKGSWITYLAKTPLVSIFVQAGVILLVLVLANNRRLGQPITLASPTVDNSEAYIQALAGVLQKANSSEFVVEAIGKEEQIQLQKALGLGTTPIDRESLINAWVQQTGRPAAELEQVLELQSTKRRISEQELLSWLGKWQRVNQL, via the coding sequence ATGAAACTCACACAACGCTATTTATGGCTGGCGGCGCTGACTGTAGCGGTAATAATTCTCCTCACCCTAATGGCGGCTCCGCTTGCTACTAAGCTCAGTAGCGGTTCTACTTACAGCCGCGCTCCCGATGGCTACGGTGCTTGGTACGCCTTTATGGCAAAACGGGGGACGCCGATCGAACGTTGGCAAAAAGCCGATTTACCGGGAGTTAGCCTTCAGAAATCTCAATCCAAAATCCAAAATCCAAAATCCAAAATCCAAAATTCCATCACTCTACTGCGGGTTCACAACCAGCTAGATTATGATTCGCTTTATTATCGGGAGCGGGAATGGGTGGAAGCTGGCAATAAGTTAGTCATGTTGGGAGTGCGCCAACCGGTGACAGAGGCAAATTTTAGCACTGTGCCAGAAAGTCAGACGGGTAAAGTAAAAATTGAGACACGACGGCGGCGGCAATTGCAAGCAAAAGAAGAAATCAGGTTAGCCGATCGCTTCGGTGCGATAGTTTGGGAACAAAAGTTAGGCAAAGGAAAGATAATTTACGCCACTACTCCCCATCTTGCCGCCAATGCTTATCAGGACGAACCCGGTAACTATCAATTTTTAGCACAACTGGTGAGTGAGGGTAGCAAATCTATCTTTGTAGATGAATATATCCACGGCTACAAAGATAAAGAAGAAATCGTTGCAGAAGGTAAAGGCAGTTGGATAACTTATTTAGCCAAAACGCCTTTGGTGAGTATTTTTGTACAAGCAGGTGTTATCCTCCTAGTACTGGTGCTGGCTAACAACCGCCGCCTGGGACAACCGATTACCCTGGCATCGCCAACAGTAGATAACAGCGAAGCTTACATCCAAGCGCTAGCTGGCGTTTTGCAAAAAGCTAATAGTAGCGAGTTTGTAGTGGAGGCGATCGGCAAAGAAGAGCAAATTCAGTTGCAAAAAGCTTTGGGATTGGGAACGACACCGATCGATCGCGAAAGCCTTATCAACGCCTGGGTACAACAAACAGGGCGTCCCGCCGCCGAACTGGAACAAGTGCTGGAATTACAATCTACAAAACGTCGAATTAGCGAGCAAGAGTTGCTAAGCTGGTTAGGAAAATGGCAAAGGGTTAATCAATTGTGA
- a CDS encoding AAA family ATPase, producing MNNELFAVINRLGQALNQIVVGQNTLVQQLLVALLAGGHVILEGVPGTGKTLLVKVLAQLVQADFRRIQLTPDILPADIIGTNIFDLNTRKFTLKKGPVFTQILLADEINRTPPKTQSALLEAMEEGQVTMDGESLPLPELFWTIATQNPLEFEGTYPLPEAQLDRFLFKLVVDYPDAAAEKQMLLNRQAGFQSRRLDLARLKSVATVEDILLARQKVSTINVDDKILDYLLGLVQRSRQHPDLALGASPRSAVAWLQTSKAYAWLNGKDFVTPDDIKTVAPPLLRHRLILRPESQLDGLQIDAVIASLLNQVAVPR from the coding sequence ATGAATAATGAACTATTTGCTGTCATAAATCGCCTCGGTCAAGCTCTCAATCAAATAGTCGTCGGTCAAAACACACTCGTACAGCAACTGTTAGTAGCCTTACTTGCGGGCGGTCACGTAATTTTAGAAGGCGTTCCGGGAACAGGGAAAACGCTATTGGTTAAAGTGCTGGCTCAACTGGTGCAGGCAGATTTTAGACGGATTCAACTAACTCCGGATATTTTGCCTGCTGATATTATCGGCACCAATATTTTCGATTTGAATACTCGCAAGTTTACCCTCAAAAAAGGGCCTGTATTCACGCAGATATTACTGGCAGATGAAATTAACCGAACACCGCCCAAAACTCAATCGGCGTTGCTGGAAGCTATGGAGGAGGGACAGGTGACGATGGATGGCGAAAGTTTGCCGTTACCGGAATTGTTTTGGACGATCGCAACTCAAAATCCCCTCGAATTTGAAGGCACTTATCCCCTCCCAGAAGCACAATTAGATCGGTTTTTATTCAAGCTGGTTGTCGATTATCCCGACGCGGCGGCGGAAAAGCAAATGTTGCTGAACCGTCAAGCTGGTTTTCAATCGCGACGCCTGGATTTAGCTCGTTTAAAATCTGTAGCAACAGTGGAAGATATTTTATTAGCTCGTCAGAAAGTCAGCACAATTAATGTTGATGATAAAATATTAGATTATTTATTAGGATTGGTGCAGCGCAGTCGCCAACATCCCGATTTAGCATTGGGTGCGTCGCCGCGATCGGCTGTAGCTTGGTTGCAAACAAGTAAAGCTTATGCTTGGCTAAATGGCAAGGATTTTGTCACTCCCGATGATATTAAAACTGTAGCGCCGCCGCTATTGCGCCATCGTCTGATTTTAAGGCCGGAATCTCAGCTAGATGGGTTGCAAATTGATGCTGTGATTGCTTCGTTATTGAATCAAGTTGCTGTACCGAGGTGA
- a CDS encoding PAS domain S-box protein has translation MITLCKTLIKRLLPLLFGVLASVVVLLLWQQLNTKEQLHIEQLIQQEANAIESELSKELSIRMLALRQMATRWQVSGGKSQALWQADADAYIQYFYGCQAIEWVDSSFKVRWVLPLAGNEAAKNLDLSRELRRKITLQVARDLREPILTRHISLAQGGKGFLAIFPLFVGNRFDGFILGVFRFQTLFESILKVPIGYNIAIYDSADLIYSKGIPSPSLLRKTVVVRAYNADWRIEVSPTPALIANVKSPLPNVVLIGGLVLVWLCALVVHLIQISERQIYQFKKANLKLQREIHQRQQAEISLARLAAIVESSEDAIISKNLEDVITSWNVGAEQIFGYTAAEIIGECGKKLIPGEYQEEETKILQKIRRGERIKHYDTKRLKKDGTLIDVSISVSPIKDKTGNIIGASKIARNIADRKQAELEIQQTRNFLQALLDHLPVAIFVKDGHPENFGVFQFWNKTSEQLFGISAAQALGKSDCDFFPIEQANFFFQKDKEVFAKGTVQDIREEVIDSHNLGKRWLHTVKIPIYDDRNQPDYLLGFSEDITDRKQAEAELREMSHVMENALSGISKLDRQGHYLYVNKAYADMTGYQPEEIIGMPWQNTVHPDELEKLVAAYWQMMQDGRVEVETKGIRKDGSIFDKQLVIVATYDDRHQFLGHYCFMKDISDRKQKELALRQAMEAAEAANLAKSIFLANMSHELRTPLNVILGFAQVMTRDPSLTPSQQEDLQTIRRSGDHLLSLINDVLDLSKIESGHSTIEESEFDLILLLHSLRNMLAERANSKGIDLYFEIAPEVPQFILADAQKLRQVSINLLSNAIKFTKRGSITLYVKTLPSDPDTATTTRHLLQFTVTDTGVGIAAEELDTIFDAFVQAQAGKRSASGTGLGLSISRKLLQLMGGEISVSSTLGQGSTFTFTLPVTATSGINITPEPNDRLVIGLAPGQPHYRILVVDDRTENRLPMVRLLTQLGLQVKEATNGQEAVQLWQEWQPDLTWMDIRMPVLDGYEATKQIRAMEGGQNSIIIALTAQASQSDRTLALTAGCNDYISKPFREQTLFLKMAEYLGLEYVYREEEKDNYSSSLSSLSSPASSLDPKLLAALPEEWLTQLEDAALCGDDAAIAKLVDLLSPELAQLGTGLMELANQYQFEQIVKLIQGNLPSVIPPKYF, from the coding sequence ATGATAACCTTATGCAAAACACTTATTAAAAGACTGCTACCTCTACTGTTTGGTGTGCTGGCTTCTGTTGTCGTCTTACTTTTATGGCAACAGCTAAACACCAAAGAACAACTTCATATTGAGCAGCTAATTCAGCAAGAAGCCAATGCGATCGAGTCAGAACTGAGCAAAGAATTATCAATACGAATGCTGGCACTTCGGCAAATGGCAACTCGCTGGCAAGTGAGTGGCGGTAAATCACAAGCTCTTTGGCAAGCCGATGCTGATGCTTATATACAATATTTTTATGGTTGTCAAGCGATCGAATGGGTCGATTCATCATTTAAAGTGCGGTGGGTGTTACCGCTAGCGGGAAATGAAGCAGCAAAAAACTTAGATTTGAGTCGGGAACTTCGTCGCAAAATCACTTTGCAGGTAGCTCGCGATTTGCGCGAACCTATCTTAACGCGCCATATTTCACTAGCTCAAGGTGGAAAAGGATTTTTGGCAATATTTCCTTTATTTGTAGGAAACCGTTTTGATGGGTTTATTCTCGGAGTATTTCGTTTTCAAACTTTATTTGAAAGTATTCTAAAAGTCCCAATCGGCTATAATATTGCCATTTACGATAGCGCAGATTTAATTTACAGCAAAGGGATTCCATCTCCATCTTTACTTCGGAAAACGGTTGTAGTTAGAGCATATAATGCAGACTGGCGGATAGAAGTTTCTCCAACTCCAGCATTAATAGCAAATGTGAAATCTCCCTTACCAAATGTCGTGTTAATAGGCGGCTTAGTTTTAGTTTGGCTATGTGCCTTGGTAGTGCATCTAATCCAAATTAGCGAACGCCAAATCTATCAATTTAAAAAAGCCAATCTTAAGTTGCAAAGGGAAATTCACCAGCGACAACAAGCAGAAATTAGCTTAGCGAGATTAGCTGCGATCGTAGAATCTTCAGAAGATGCCATTATCAGCAAAAACTTAGAAGATGTAATTACAAGCTGGAATGTCGGGGCAGAGCAAATTTTTGGTTACACAGCCGCCGAAATAATCGGAGAATGTGGCAAAAAATTGATTCCAGGAGAATATCAAGAAGAAGAAACCAAAATCCTCCAGAAAATTAGGCGAGGAGAACGCATCAAACACTACGATACCAAGCGACTGAAAAAAGATGGAACCTTAATCGATGTTTCCATAAGCGTTTCGCCAATAAAAGACAAAACAGGCAATATAATTGGAGCTTCAAAGATTGCCCGGAATATTGCCGATCGCAAACAAGCAGAGTTAGAAATTCAACAAACTCGCAATTTCTTACAAGCGCTGCTAGATCATCTACCAGTTGCGATTTTTGTCAAGGATGGACATCCTGAAAACTTTGGTGTATTTCAGTTTTGGAATAAAACTAGCGAACAGTTATTTGGGATTTCAGCCGCACAAGCGCTCGGCAAAAGTGACTGTGACTTTTTTCCTATCGAACAAGCAAACTTTTTCTTCCAAAAAGATAAAGAAGTCTTTGCCAAGGGCACTGTCCAAGATATTCGCGAAGAAGTCATCGATAGTCACAATCTCGGTAAACGTTGGCTGCATACCGTCAAGATTCCCATTTATGACGATCGGAATCAACCGGATTATCTGCTTGGTTTTTCAGAAGATATCACCGATCGCAAACAAGCAGAAGCAGAACTGCGAGAAATGAGTCACGTGATGGAAAATGCCCTTTCCGGCATTTCCAAACTGGATCGGCAAGGACATTACCTTTACGTCAATAAAGCTTATGCTGACATGACAGGCTATCAGCCAGAAGAAATAATCGGGATGCCCTGGCAAAATACCGTACATCCCGATGAATTGGAAAAACTGGTTGCCGCCTATTGGCAGATGATGCAAGACGGCAGAGTTGAAGTTGAAACCAAAGGGATTCGCAAAGACGGTTCGATTTTTGACAAACAATTGGTGATAGTAGCAACTTACGACGATCGGCACCAATTCCTGGGTCATTACTGCTTCATGAAAGATATTAGCGATCGCAAGCAAAAAGAACTGGCACTGCGACAGGCAATGGAAGCCGCAGAAGCAGCGAATTTGGCGAAAAGTATCTTCCTTGCCAATATGAGTCATGAATTACGCACTCCCCTCAACGTGATTCTAGGATTTGCCCAGGTAATGACTCGCGACCCCTCTCTAACTCCCAGCCAGCAAGAAGACCTGCAAACAATTCGTCGCAGTGGCGATCACCTCTTGAGCTTGATTAACGATGTGTTGGATCTCTCCAAAATCGAATCCGGACACAGCACCATTGAAGAGAGCGAATTTGACTTAATTTTGCTGCTGCATTCCCTCCGCAATATGTTGGCAGAACGAGCAAATTCTAAAGGAATTGACCTTTATTTCGAGATTGCGCCTGAAGTTCCCCAATTTATTCTTGCCGACGCGCAAAAACTGCGCCAAGTTTCGATCAATCTTCTGAGTAATGCGATCAAATTTACCAAACGGGGAAGTATTACTTTGTACGTCAAAACTCTGCCTTCCGATCCAGATACAGCAACTACAACTCGGCATCTTCTTCAGTTTACCGTCACTGACACTGGTGTAGGGATTGCGGCTGAAGAACTTGATACCATCTTTGATGCGTTCGTGCAAGCCCAAGCCGGAAAGCGATCGGCCAGCGGTACTGGGCTAGGTCTGAGCATTAGCCGCAAACTCTTGCAACTGATGGGCGGTGAAATTTCTGTCAGTAGCACTTTAGGGCAGGGAAGTACATTTACCTTTACCCTTCCCGTCACCGCAACTAGCGGAATTAATATTACACCCGAACCGAACGATCGCCTCGTAATTGGGTTAGCTCCCGGTCAACCGCATTATCGCATTTTGGTAGTTGACGATCGCACCGAAAATCGTTTGCCGATGGTCAGATTGCTGACACAATTGGGATTGCAGGTAAAAGAAGCGACCAACGGACAGGAAGCAGTGCAACTATGGCAAGAATGGCAACCTGACCTAACATGGATGGACATTCGGATGCCCGTGCTAGATGGATACGAAGCCACCAAGCAAATTCGGGCAATGGAAGGTGGACAGAACAGTATTATTATTGCCCTCACCGCCCAGGCTTCCCAGAGCGATCGTACCCTCGCCCTCACAGCTGGCTGCAACGACTACATCAGCAAACCCTTCCGAGAACAGACCCTATTTCTCAAGATGGCGGAATACCTGGGCTTAGAGTATGTCTATCGGGAAGAGGAAAAAGATAACTATTCCTCTTCCCTATCCTCTCTTTCCTCTCCCGCAAGTTCCCTCGATCCAAAGCTTTTGGCGGCATTGCCAGAAGAATGGCTGACTCAATTAGAAGATGCTGCGCTATGTGGAGATGATGCTGCGATCGCTAAACTCGTAGATCTACTATCCCCAGAACTCGCTCAACTCGGTACTGGTCTAATGGAACTCGCTAACCAATATCAATTTGAGCAAATTGTCAAGCTGATTCAAGGCAATTTGCCCAGCGTCATTCCTCCTAAGTATTTCTAG
- a CDS encoding CPCC family cysteine-rich protein has protein sequence MTDCPCCSHQMLRHIRHQDVYWFCRHCWQEMPVYELHRKSLSTSANLVTIASIKKQLSSLGGKLNV, from the coding sequence ATGACAGACTGTCCCTGCTGCTCGCATCAAATGCTGCGTCACATCCGCCACCAAGATGTCTATTGGTTTTGTCGTCACTGCTGGCAAGAAATGCCAGTTTATGAACTTCACAGAAAGAGTTTATCGACATCTGCAAATTTGGTTACAATAGCAAGTATAAAGAAACAACTTTCTTCGTTAGGGGGTAAGTTAAATGTTTAA
- a CDS encoding response regulator: MNTFPMVKMTANRILLIHKEPNIREIIQACLTDLGGWNVRSVSSSLEGLRQASLDRPDAIILEFCLNEIDGLLFVKHLKKQPETEKIPVVLLALRSKWVDFQHIWFQRYQLQVVILNPIDPVMLTVQIANVLGWKINSEIDRKDDLYC, translated from the coding sequence ATGAATACTTTCCCAATGGTTAAAATGACCGCCAACAGAATTTTACTTATTCACAAAGAACCCAATATACGGGAGATAATCCAGGCTTGCTTGACTGATTTAGGCGGTTGGAACGTGCGATCTGTTAGTTCAAGTTTAGAAGGCTTGCGACAGGCAAGTCTAGATCGGCCAGATGCGATTATTTTGGAATTTTGCCTAAATGAGATAGACGGTTTGCTATTTGTCAAGCACCTTAAAAAACAACCTGAAACTGAGAAAATTCCTGTGGTGCTATTAGCTCTCAGATCCAAATGGGTTGATTTCCAACATATTTGGTTCCAACGATATCAACTGCAAGTAGTGATTTTGAACCCGATCGATCCAGTCATGCTTACCGTTCAAATTGCCAATGTCTTGGGATGGAAGATAAATTCTGAGATCGATCGCAAGGACGATCTATACTGCTAA
- a CDS encoding response regulator produces the protein MTDRQILVVDDEEHLRELVRACLEDLAGWETLGAASGEECFEILKTERPNAILLDISMPGMDGFAVYDRLQSEPANSSIPVILLTAKVLPSDRVRFDRMGVAGVIAKPIRPTILTEEVAEILGWEYNFHSL, from the coding sequence ATGACAGACAGACAGATTCTTGTAGTTGATGATGAAGAACACCTCCGCGAACTGGTGCGGGCGTGTTTGGAAGACTTAGCCGGATGGGAAACACTGGGGGCAGCATCGGGAGAGGAATGTTTTGAGATCCTCAAAACAGAACGACCTAATGCCATTTTGCTAGATATATCGATGCCGGGAATGGATGGATTTGCTGTGTACGATCGCCTCCAATCCGAGCCGGCAAACTCATCGATTCCAGTCATTCTGCTGACAGCCAAAGTCTTGCCCAGCGATCGCGTCAGATTCGATCGCATGGGAGTAGCTGGAGTAATTGCCAAACCGATCCGACCCACCATCCTGACGGAAGAAGTGGCAGAGATTTTAGGATGGGAATATAACTTTCATAGTTTGTAG